The sequence GGAGCACTAGGCTCTATATAGCGGCTTTCTTATGTATATGGGCACCACGTATAGCGATGATCCATTAATGGATTGTCGTGGTGAGAAAAGCCACAGCGATGAGCAAGGTCAACAGGACAGCGGTCATCGCCGAGGTGGACAGGCCTCCGGTCTGGCGGTGCATCTGGGCCCTCTGGCCACGGCAGACGCTGCACCTGCCCTCGGATACCGGCCCCGCGCAGTTCGCGCAAACCAGGTGCTCACAGCACATGCCGCCTCACCTCCTGTGTTCCGTACCCGCCGGCGGCCGGTGCGGATTGTGCTTCCCGGCCGAAGGGGCCATGAACCCCTACTTCCGGCGTGTACTGTCATCTCTACTGTGACACTACGACCGAGCGTACGCATAAGTGCCCGCCTGGGCTTCCTGAACGCTGCGCTTGTCGCGGAGGCGAACCCGGCATGATCAGATTCGACAGGGTCACCAAGACCTACCCGAGCCAGACCCGTCCGGCTCTGCAGGACATCTCGCTGGAGATCGAGCGCGGGGAGTTCGTCTTCGTCATCGGTTCCTCCGGGTCCGGCAAGTCGACCTTCATGCGTCTGATCCTGCGCGAGGAGCGGCCCACCGCGGGCCGGGTCCAGGTCGCGGGCAAGGACCTGGCCAAGCTGTCCAACTGGAAGATCCCGCAGCTGCGCCGCCAGATCGGCACGGTGTTCCAGGACTTCCGTCTGCTGCCGAACAAGACCGTCGAGCAGAACGTGGCCTTCGCCCTGGAGGTCATCGGCAAGTCCCGGCCCGTCATCAGCAAGGCGGTCCCCGAGGTGCTGGACCTGGTGGGCCTTGGCGGCAAGGGCGGCCGGTTCCCCAACGAGCTCTCCGGCGGTGAGCAGCAGCGCGTGGCGATCGCCCGGGCCTTCGTGAACCGCCCGATGGTGCTGATCGCCGACGAGCCCACCGGAAACCTGGACCCGGAGACCTCCGTCGGCATCATGAAGCTGCTGGACCGGATCAACCGCGCCGGCACCACCGTGGTGATGGTGACCCACGACCAGGCCATCGTGAACCAGATGCGCAAGCGCGTGCTGGAACTCGACAGCGGCAGCCTGGTGCGCGACCAGTCGCGCGGTGTGTACGGATACGTCCGCTAGAGCGCCCACGTTTCCTTAGAGCGCCCACGAAGACGCCGCACTTAAAGCAGAACTCATAGGAGTCCCCCGACTATGCGCGCACAATTCGTCCTGTCCGAGATCTTCATCGGCCTGCGCCGCAACCTGACGATGACCGTCGCGGTCGTCGTCTCCGCCGCGGTGGCCCTCGGCATGCTCGGTGTGGCGCTGCTGATGCTGTTCCAGACCAGCCACATGAAGGACTTCTGGTACAACAAGGTCGAGGTCACGGTGTTCATGTGCACCAAGGACGACGCGACCCTGCATCCCAGCACCTGCGCCGGCGGCGCCGCGACGCAGAACCAGATGGACTCCCTGCAGGCCACTCTGCAGTCCAACCAGCTGGTCCAGCAGGTCTTCCCCGAGAGCCAGGCCGACGCCTTCGCCCGGTACCAGACGCAGACCAAGGGCAGCGCCAGCGGCTCCTCGATGGCCCAGTACGTGACCCCGGACCAGATCCCGGCCTCGCTGCGGGTGAAGCTGAAGAACCCCAGCACCGAGAACATCGACGCCATGATCAGCTCCTACCAGGGGCAGCAGGGCGTGGAGACGGTGTCGGACCAGCGCACCATCCTGCAGCCGCTGTTCAAGCTGTTCAACGGACTGACAGTCTCGGCGACCACGGTCGCGATCGTGATGGTCGGCCTGGCGCTGATGCTGATCGTGAACACGGTCCGCCTGTCGGCGTTCAGCAGGCGCCGTGAGACGGGCATCATGAGGCTGGTCGGAGCCTCGAACTTCTATATCCGCCTACCGTTCCTCATGGAGGGCGCGGTGGCCGGCCTCGGCGGCGTGGCGGTCGCGACCCTGGGCGTGGCCAGCTTCAAGTTCTTCCTCATCGACCGCGTCCTGGCCCCCAACTTCACCTTCACCAGCTTCATCGGCTGGGACAAGGTGGTGGTCACCGTCCTGATCCTGATCCCGGTCGGCCTGCTGATGGCGGTCGGCGCCAGCGCCCTGTCCCTGCGGAAATACCTGAAGGTCTAGCGCCGTTCATCGGGGATAATGAACCCCATGCCGAAGGAACAAGGCCAGAAGGTCATCGCCCGCAACAAGAAGGCGCGCCACGAGTACGAGATCGAGGCCACCTACGAAGCGGGCATCTCCCTGACCGGCACCGAGGTCAAGTCCCTCCGGGCCGGCCGAGCCAGCCTGGTCGACGGCTACGCGGTCATCAAGGACGCCGAGGTCTGGCTCCAGGGCGTCCACATCGCGGAGTACGCGGAGGGCACCTGGACCAACCACGCCCCCCGCCGCAACCGCAAACTCCTGCTCCACCGCTCCGAGATCAACAAGCTCATCGGCAAGACCAAGGAGACAGGCCTGACCCTGATCCCCCTGGAGCTGTACTTCAAGGACGGCAAGGTCAAGGTCGAGATCGGCCTGGCCCGCGGCAAGAAGACCTACGACAAGCGCCAGACCCTCATGGAGCGCCAGAACAAGCGCGAAGCCGAGCGCGCCATGGCCGCCGCCTTCAAGCGCAACAACAAGCGCCGCTGACCCCCTGACCAGCACCGCACCAAACCGCGCAGCCCACACCGACGCCCAGTTCGCCCACGGCGAACCCGCTGGAGTCTGCCCGCCCGAACCGCTACTCTTGGATCACGGCCCCGGGAAACCGAAGCCGAAAGTTTGACAACTGAACAGAGACGACCAAGCGTCAGAAATCCAAACGTTTCCGACCAGAGTCGTCCGACAAGGGGCCGAACGGTTTCGACATCGGACGTTTTGGCAGGGGAAGCGGGCCGAGGAAGCAGCGATGATCTCGTTAACCACACGCTGCACAAAAAATAACTGCCAACAAGACGCAGCTGAAGTCGCAGGCCGCTTTCGGCCTCGCCGCCTGACACTAATCAGGTAATGACTTCTGTCGACCCGGGAGCGCCTCCGGCCCGGTAAGACATCATTAGGAGGATCCACCGTCGAGCACGGCCACAGGGCCCGACGGGACACTCATGTGGCTGGGCCTGTCAGCAGCGTGCCTGTGAGACTGCCGGGGCCAAGAAAAGCGAACACAGGCTGCGCCCGGAGAAGCCTTGTCATGCCGCCGATGGACGCGGGTTCAATTCCCGCCGGCTCCACTTTTCTACGAAATGCGGCGCCATCTTTCGAGATGGCGCCGCATTTTGCTGTTCCCGGGGGATAGCCGGACTTCAAGGCGGGTCGGCATCGTACGTGGCTGCTTCGAACACATCGCTCGCGGCTGTCGGGTGCGTCAGCGGTGGGCGGTGCGGGTGACGTTGGCTAGCCCAAGGTTGGTCCAGCGATTCCGATCCTCGTCGATAACGAGCTGGTCAGGCGTGTGCAGTCTCGACGAGGGTTGTGGCGATGCCACCCATCGGGTCGATGATCAAATTGCCGGGCTTGGAATTGGCGCGATGGCGTGCGTGGCGATGGCCGGGGGTAGCGTCGCTGGCGGAAGATCGATCGGGTGCTCGATGGTGCTACACGCTACGTTGCCCGCAGATGGGCAGGTGGAGGCCCATGTGTTCGAATGATCCCGTACATGCAGTATGGCTTGCGCGTCACGGCGCACGCTTATCTCGGCCCTGCGATCCATCACTGCTCCCCCGCCTCCCCGCTCCCCGATCCACGGCGAGATTCGAGTCTACAAAAGCGATCACGGGCTCGGTAACCTGTGAGTACGAATCGGTCACTGAGTGTCTCTGCTTCGGTTGCCAGCCTCGTGATGCCGCGATCCGAGCTGTCGGGCACCAGTCACGCCGCAGCCGCGCACTTTGCCGTCGGCGGGATCGCTGACGGCAAACTGCCCGAGGCGTCGTCGTTCCAGACGACTCAGCGGCGGAGACCCCGAGGCCCAAGGCTTGTGTTGACACGAACGATCGAATATCGCGATCCTGCGGTGGTCATCGGCTGTCAACAAGGGAGATCACCGCCAGTGCCCAGTTCACGCAGTGTTTTCACGCGTCGCCGCGTCGCACTCTTCGCGGTCGGTTCGATCGCGGGCGGTATCGCCCCTTTGGCAGCGGCTCCTGCCTTCGCCGATGCTGCGGCGGGGACGGCGGCGACCGTGTACGTGGGCACGACGAGCGGCGCGACCTGTAGCGATACCGACCCTGCGGCCGGCTCGGCGACGACCCCGTTCTGCACGATTCAGACTGCTGTGGATTCGCCGCTGACAGGGC is a genomic window of Catenulispora sp. MAP5-51 containing:
- the ftsE gene encoding cell division ATP-binding protein FtsE, whose protein sequence is MIRFDRVTKTYPSQTRPALQDISLEIERGEFVFVIGSSGSGKSTFMRLILREERPTAGRVQVAGKDLAKLSNWKIPQLRRQIGTVFQDFRLLPNKTVEQNVAFALEVIGKSRPVISKAVPEVLDLVGLGGKGGRFPNELSGGEQQRVAIARAFVNRPMVLIADEPTGNLDPETSVGIMKLLDRINRAGTTVVMVTHDQAIVNQMRKRVLELDSGSLVRDQSRGVYGYVR
- the ftsX gene encoding permease-like cell division protein FtsX, with protein sequence MRAQFVLSEIFIGLRRNLTMTVAVVVSAAVALGMLGVALLMLFQTSHMKDFWYNKVEVTVFMCTKDDATLHPSTCAGGAATQNQMDSLQATLQSNQLVQQVFPESQADAFARYQTQTKGSASGSSMAQYVTPDQIPASLRVKLKNPSTENIDAMISSYQGQQGVETVSDQRTILQPLFKLFNGLTVSATTVAIVMVGLALMLIVNTVRLSAFSRRRETGIMRLVGASNFYIRLPFLMEGAVAGLGGVAVATLGVASFKFFLIDRVLAPNFTFTSFIGWDKVVVTVLILIPVGLLMAVGASALSLRKYLKV
- the smpB gene encoding SsrA-binding protein SmpB, giving the protein MPKEQGQKVIARNKKARHEYEIEATYEAGISLTGTEVKSLRAGRASLVDGYAVIKDAEVWLQGVHIAEYAEGTWTNHAPRRNRKLLLHRSEINKLIGKTKETGLTLIPLELYFKDGKVKVEIGLARGKKTYDKRQTLMERQNKREAERAMAAAFKRNNKRR